One stretch of Sediminispirochaeta bajacaliforniensis DSM 16054 DNA includes these proteins:
- a CDS encoding carbohydrate ABC transporter permease, with protein MKRKQETQLIFWIFLCPVLIAFLLVIVIPFFMGVFYSFTNWSSSARAGVSLQCIGLSNFTESFEDPAFLYSFLLTLVYTVLNMIAINLTAFILAIIVTSKLRLRNLYRVGFFIPNLIGGLILGYVWQFIFNNAVPAIGESLPFLSALADPANLILSKRNSALMALVVVGTWQYAGYIMMIYVAALEGVPEELHEAATIDGANTFQRIRLITIPMIAQAFTITMFLTLVQSFKQFDVNVSLTAGGPSAMFMGQPIFGTELLALNIYQTAFTANNLAEGQARAVVFFIVLIIISLAQVSANKRKEIEL; from the coding sequence ATGAAAAGAAAACAAGAAACACAACTTATTTTCTGGATTTTCCTCTGCCCTGTACTGATCGCCTTTCTTTTGGTCATTGTTATTCCCTTCTTTATGGGGGTATTTTATTCCTTCACAAACTGGAGCTCATCCGCCAGGGCGGGAGTAAGTCTTCAATGTATTGGGCTTTCCAATTTTACCGAAAGTTTCGAAGACCCGGCCTTCCTTTATTCGTTTCTGCTTACATTGGTCTACACCGTGCTTAACATGATTGCGATAAATCTTACAGCATTCATCCTTGCAATTATAGTTACAAGCAAACTCAGGCTGCGTAATCTCTACCGGGTTGGTTTTTTCATTCCGAATCTGATAGGTGGTCTGATTTTAGGTTATGTCTGGCAATTTATTTTCAACAATGCCGTTCCCGCCATTGGGGAATCGCTGCCCTTTTTATCAGCCCTTGCCGATCCGGCCAATCTTATATTAAGCAAACGGAATTCTGCCCTCATGGCCCTGGTTGTAGTAGGAACGTGGCAGTATGCAGGGTATATAATGATGATCTATGTCGCTGCTTTAGAGGGGGTCCCGGAAGAGCTACATGAAGCAGCTACCATCGATGGAGCCAACACATTCCAAAGAATCCGGCTTATTACCATCCCGATGATTGCACAGGCCTTTACCATCACCATGTTCCTCACCCTGGTTCAGTCCTTCAAACAATTCGATGTAAATGTCTCTCTCACAGCAGGAGGACCGTCGGCTATGTTCATGGGGCAACCTATCTTCGGGACAGAACTACTGGCGTTGAATATTTACCAGACAGCGTTCACAGCAAACAACCTTGCCGAGGGACAAGCACGGGCTGTTGTTTTCTTCATTGTTTTGATTATCATTTCCCTTGCCCAAGTCTCCGCCAATAAACGCAAGGAGATAGAACTATGA
- a CDS encoding LacI family DNA-binding transcriptional regulator, which yields MAKLAKVSPSTVSRVIHNSPRISDQTKNRVREAMKSLGYHPNAAARSLVRGETKTIGLIIPNSENDLFFRPFFIMAMRGISIEAQKQGYNIMYAFSTSQPEEVEFLQRFVQRSLVDGIILMAARQHDSCMEYLESREVPYAVIGHPGHEYPNAMWVDNDNFKAMYDVTATLFGLGLRRIAFLGGVPEMSVTRDRLRGYKEAFTTHEIDIDQELIHTSSGFQEEDGYQGAKELLKKAAPEAFAAADDLLALGALQYMEEENIRLPIIGFNNTIKGSIQHPTLSSVDILPDQLGIQAAELLIKRLKNEPLSTNFRIVDTCLIERETTLFFR from the coding sequence GTGGCAAAATTAGCGAAGGTATCTCCCTCTACGGTCAGCAGGGTCATTCATAACAGCCCAAGAATCAGCGATCAAACAAAAAATCGGGTAAGAGAGGCTATGAAAAGCCTTGGGTACCACCCCAATGCAGCCGCAAGAAGTCTAGTACGAGGTGAGACAAAGACTATAGGTCTCATTATCCCAAATTCCGAGAATGATCTTTTCTTTCGCCCCTTCTTTATCATGGCGATGCGCGGAATCAGCATAGAAGCCCAGAAACAGGGGTATAATATCATGTATGCATTCTCAACCAGCCAGCCGGAAGAGGTTGAGTTCCTTCAGCGTTTTGTCCAGAGGAGTCTTGTTGACGGGATTATTCTGATGGCGGCAAGACAACACGACAGTTGCATGGAGTACCTCGAAAGTCGGGAGGTTCCTTACGCTGTCATCGGTCATCCAGGACATGAATATCCCAATGCAATGTGGGTCGATAACGATAATTTCAAGGCAATGTACGATGTAACTGCGACACTTTTCGGCCTAGGACTTCGCCGTATCGCTTTTCTCGGAGGCGTCCCTGAAATGAGCGTAACGAGGGACCGATTAAGGGGATATAAAGAGGCGTTTACCACCCATGAAATCGATATCGATCAGGAACTGATACACACCTCAAGTGGTTTTCAGGAGGAAGATGGATATCAAGGAGCAAAGGAATTGCTAAAAAAAGCCGCCCCTGAAGCTTTTGCGGCTGCAGATGATCTCCTTGCTTTGGGAGCTTTGCAATACATGGAAGAAGAAAATATTAGGCTGCCAATTATAGGATTCAACAATACAATCAAAGGCTCGATACAGCACCCGACCCTAAGCTCGGTAGACATCCTCCCCGATCAACTTGGAATACAGGCGGCCGAGCTTCTCATTAAGAGGCTGAAAAATGAGCCGCTATCAACAAACTTCCGGATAGTGGACACATGCCTTATTGAACGGGAAACAACGCTTTTTTTCCGCTGA
- a CDS encoding carbohydrate ABC transporter permease — MNKKSNQNYILECIAALLFLAFIFPFFIVLINSAKGSFEVTQQPMKLPDDWSMILKNMVSIWTNPNIQYQNSFISSSLITAISLVVIVMFSSQAAWVLVRTKTRISRFFFFIFVAAMVIPFQIVMFPLLSWFRMIYTVTGIRLLRTYQGMILAYLGFGLSLSIFMYHGFIKSIPLELEEAATIDGCSKARIFFTIISPILKPIHATVVVLNGIWIWNDYLLPLLILGKGNRVQTIPLAVANFAGAYVKQWDLILTAILMAMIPIIIFFLLAQKHIIRGMVAGSIK, encoded by the coding sequence ATGAACAAGAAAAGCAATCAAAACTATATCCTGGAATGTATTGCAGCACTCCTTTTCCTTGCCTTTATTTTCCCCTTCTTTATTGTACTTATCAATTCGGCAAAAGGATCTTTCGAGGTCACCCAACAGCCTATGAAGTTACCGGACGATTGGTCCATGATCCTCAAAAATATGGTATCGATCTGGACAAATCCAAATATTCAATATCAGAACTCATTTATCTCTTCCTCGCTCATCACAGCAATCTCTTTAGTCGTCATCGTTATGTTTTCCAGTCAGGCAGCATGGGTGCTGGTACGGACAAAAACACGGATAAGCAGGTTCTTTTTTTTCATTTTCGTCGCAGCCATGGTCATCCCTTTCCAGATCGTCATGTTCCCTCTTCTCTCATGGTTTCGTATGATCTATACGGTAACAGGAATACGTTTATTACGAACGTATCAGGGAATGATCCTTGCCTATCTTGGTTTCGGCCTTTCCCTCTCGATTTTTATGTATCATGGATTCATAAAAAGCATTCCCCTAGAATTAGAAGAAGCAGCAACTATCGACGGCTGCTCAAAAGCAAGAATTTTTTTCACCATAATATCTCCCATTCTCAAGCCGATTCATGCTACAGTAGTGGTGTTGAACGGTATCTGGATCTGGAATGACTATCTGCTTCCCCTTCTGATACTTGGCAAGGGTAATAGAGTACAAACAATTCCCCTTGCTGTTGCAAACTTTGCGGGGGCCTATGTCAAACAGTGGGACCTGATTCTAACAGCCATTCTTATGGCAATGATTCCGATCATCATATTTTTCCTTCTTGCCCAAAAACATATTATTCGGGGCATGGTAGCAGGCTCAATTAAATAG